The region gagAAAAAACCACACATGCTCCCAGACAACCTTTGCAGGTGTGCTTAACATTGTGAAAAATTTTCGCCAAGTTTCATGAAAAGAAATTACCTCTGTGTTATGGCTTCACTTATCTCCAATGTGGATCTATATTTTCAAATGGATGATTCCCTACCCAGAGGAAAATTCCAATAATCTGGTCTTGAAACTGTCCAACATACCGTAATTAACAACTTAAGTTTAAATTCATTTCTTAAGCCTGACCCTTATTTCCTGGTTTGACTTTTATTCTTTTCTGTACAGTCATCACACTTTGCCTATTGTTGCAAAGGTTCCCAATAGTGTCTTTCGATCCTGTCATCCCTGCCAAAGTTAATTTTTCCTTAATCATAATGGTCTCCTTCCAAATCCAAGTGAAAACTCTATCTGGCTTCCCTCAAATCCTGAACTTCAAATGGGTCCAATAGGccacttttgaattttgtgaaaacaaaaaaaaaagtttacaatttcctttgtacaaacaaagaaaaatgcaaatttttttctctcaacctcaactttgttcttttgttcttacaCAATTTGAAAGTGGCGTATTGCATATCCTGAAAAACCTATTGGGAACCCCCCATAATTGCCACAAGAAGGTCATGCTTCTTTAAATTCACATTTTTAGTAATAAAGCAGATGCAcaatcaattttgataaaagttTTAAGTGTCTTGTATAGTGAAAGTGAAACATGTCTCTGGTAACATGAAGTTCAGCTTTTGTGTAAAGCGGACATGTTTGGGttacgattttttttatttatttgagaAGCGGGATTAGGgagacacttcatgacctttattGCATATATTTCTCACCAATGCATACAATAACTGGAAGCCCTTCATGTATCTGACTTCTttcagcaagaaaaaaaatgactggGTGCAGACTTACTTTCCTATTATTGTATAATGTTcccaaattaataaaatagGGTCTAAGAGTAATACCAATCTTTGCGTGTGTCAAATTTTCCCACAGGGTCTTTTCAATGAATAACCTAATTTCCTTGAAATGATGTCTGCTTCAGACTGTTTTTCTCAACATTGTTCTAAAATATTTGCATAAATATGTATGAATACTGTAATAGTAATTGCAGTAATCATACATGTTCTTGTTATTTATAGTGTTTTGGTGTTTTCTGCAGTtctctttttaaaatatgtatGATTACTGTAACTATTAATTATGAATAAACAAAATTCTGTCCTGTGTTTTGGTGTTCTCTTTTTTGGAAAGAATAAATTGGAGACTCCTATGATTCCTGGCAAATTGAAATGACAGAAATAGTCACAGGAAGTCATaaattgttttgcaaaaattttaatgagaGTATTTTTTATATGGTATAAGGAGTTAAACATCTGTTCACATAACTTCAAACAagctgtttttattgttattattgtctGGCAACTTTCATTACAAAGTCAGGGGGTAAAGGAACTTGTAGAGAGGCCATCTGTCTTTGGGGTTCTAGAACATCCCCTGCTTTGCGTTTCCCTGGTAGCCTTCTTGTTGAGTTCACGACACAGCCAATAGCTTTCAAATGGAACTTTAACCTGTTAGAAAACACAAAGTAAGTGGTTAACCGTCTACCCCTTGTAAAGGGAAATGGGGGAGTTGGAAAGGTGGATTGGCACGATGTCTCCACAGCATTTGTCTTGTTAGGAAAATCCACATCACCCTGTCAgtgatgaataataattattatcattattaggTTGTTTGCAAGCCCACAAATGGTGTTTCTCAAAGAACAAGTTTGTGCAGGCCATACTTTTTATATCTCTTCCCAGACCCAGTTGTTCCAAACCTGATTGAAGTAACCATAGATTAGTATGGTAACTATGGCAACCACTTCAGTTATACAACTGGTATCAACATGGGCCCTGTTTGTTACAGAGAACAGACCACAACACAaggaactccatgccctagCAAATAGTGCATAGATATGGGGCCTACAGTTCACTGCCCGTATCCGAGAAGACAAGAgggtctaaccatttgcaaatGTCATTACATAGGCAGCACTCTCTCCTCAGTTAAGACCCTGCGTGATGGTCCAGCCGAGGTGTGTGAACTAAAAATCTCTTGCACAGTAGCGatactcaaccaactgagccaacaAGTTGGCAGAAGAAGGGTAAACAACAGTGGTTTTCCACCCttcagttttttcttcttaaagaCTAACGTGAGGGTGAGGGTGAGGGTGAGGGTGAGGGTGAGGGTGAGGGTGAGGGTGAGGGTGAGGGTTACCACTTGCTATAAGCCAAGCTTTGCATTGATATgagattgaaaaactgaaaccTGGGAATTCAAGAATGGCTCGAAATAATGCCATAACATTGAAGAATCTCTCCTACCGTGATGCTGCCATTCCAAGATCTTTCAGGATGACACTGTACTCTAAACTGTAATCATCTATTATCAGTGCCAACACTAATATGTATGAAACAAGCTTGTCCTTTAACCTTTTGGGAATAGCCCTGTAAAATGGAGGAATACAAAGTTTAGTGTTATATAATTAAAggcattaaaataaaaactgaaagggaagctgggaagaaaaaataattctgcattcttaataataatagtaataaaaataataataataataattattattattattattatttttattaatattatcattactgaTAGAGACTTTGACTTTGATGCGTGATGGGTGCCCTCCACTGAACCACCCTTCCAAGATCCGCTGTAATGGAATTAATTCTGATGTTGTTGCCATATTGTTACTATTACCTTGATTTTCCTTTCTCAatggaaaatagagaaaacaGTCTGTTCTTAATTACATCTGGAACTTCAATCAGGGGATCTgaatttacaaaagaaaacattcttATCAAACTGCATTTCaacctttcttttcaaacagaTTATTAAAGATAAACAATACTTCAGGAGATGAGAGCTATTAAGTTACCTTTCCTCTTGAGATCTTTATAAGTAAGATGATAAAGTTTCATCATGTAAGATAAGTACAATAGACAACAGGATTGGTGCAGCCGCTTCGTAGGATTCACTGGCATAACTTCTAAGTGTTGTAATATGTATTCTGGGAACCTGCGACCAATCCAAAATAACATagacaagaaaacaaacacgTCAGTACTGTCATCTACTGTGGGAACAAAGTGCCTGGCCATAGACAACTTTCGTTAATGGCAGTGTATTTGTTactcctttgtatttatgttaattagacctactggtctcactttggtttaaagaTTCTTTTGAACTTTGCCCATGACATTGAGGTTACAAAGGCtaattagcattaaaacaaaagaatattaaatttgatctcCATTGTGAAAGAGGTCTACTACTcaacaaaaagttaaaaattaaaataacaactCTTTAGTTGCACACAGTCACATATCTCCCTGATAAACAGGTATTGTCCAAAGGAATTTTTATTCTCTTCCCACCCTTTCTAAAAGAAGTGTAGAAGAAAACGGCTTTCCTGGTATTTTAAAAATAGTGGAATCTTGTAGATAGAGTTTCTTGAGACCACCATCACAACAATACTTGGTGATGATGTAAGTTGTCTGACTTAATACCGTACCTGTGCTGTGCTCTCCATTCTTTTACTTTCTCACTGTTTGTATTCTGAAATTCCAATGATGTTTTCtgtaaaatgtcaaattctatGGGTGTAATAACTTTGACAAGTTAAAGTCAAAGAGCACATTATAATCAAGGAAAACAGCTGTTCTCAGACTTCTTGGCAGAGATGGGGGCTTGTGACTATAGCAGGCTTACAGGGGATTAATATTTCACTTCAAACTTTGCCAAAGTATCAGTAAGTCTTGATTTTGACACATACCTTTTGCAATAATAAGACCAATCTTTTTGTGAAGGCAATCTTATTTGGATTTGAATACCATAATAGGATGTAAGATATTaacttcaaataataataatatttataataataataattataacaacaataataatactaataatattaataataataataataataataataatatttcaaagTTAAGCCCAAGGACTTGGATAGCTATGGTTGCCAATTTACATAAAATCAAGACCAAATGCCAACCAGCCCACTAAaaccttgaaatcaaatggTATCAAAGATGAtactcatgcaaaaaaaaaaccacatgaaaaaccttgaaaaacaaaaaaaaatagaaagctCTTTCCTATGTTGAATGCAATAGaagtaataaaaacaataacaatgataataataacaataattatgatacTGTAGCTTTACAAGGCAAACAACATGCCTCACAGCTCAATGACTGAATTGCGGCATCCGCGAAATCACAAAAAGGATACTTTCATCAAAAACGTACACCTCAGCAGCTGTGGTTGCATCAGCATTGAATGGTGGAATGTAGGAATATTGTTCAGTCACACCATCTGTAATAGAAGAGATTGTGAACCTGTGACTTGAATGCAAAGGTGTATTAAACTTTTCCATGGAGGGATGTGGTAATAAcgcgatgatgatgatgacaatgataacAACGAATGggaatgatccttgcagtttttttacCACTATTTACGCAGTAGCGGGAAAGGcctaaaaaattcaggcctgaatgggATTTGAGctctgacctctgcaatgcttGTGCACTGCTCTCTCTTGCTACAGCTTGAGTGGTGTTAAAAGAATTGCTAGGCTCATGCACATTCACTTCAATCCACACTGttctaaaaaacatgaaattcatgtattcaCGTACTATGTAAGGATctaccataataataatattattaattagtaaaaatccaactagtggtctatgatcaatgctgcgttctgattggttgagctactagtaggctatatgttatagcccactagtagcgaaaagtgcctgccatgtttgtaatgttttggcagttAAAAAGggttgatgtctagctttaacttgtgaaagatatttagtctcgatatttttttgaccaactagttggattttactaaaacaataattgtttttccccctcatggcctctgagtcaatagcccattcggccttccgCCTCATGGGCttttgactcatagcccatttgggctcaaggaataataattattgttaattatcattataCTAAGACAAAGAGGAAGCAAACATTCTCATTGTCTAAAGAAAGTAGAACAGATTATGAAGGCCCTTTGGTTGTGGAGAACAAAAACTTGGACAACTATCACaggcaaaaaattattttattgttgttgttattcttcTTGTGGATGTGAAAGCCAGTGGGAAACCGATAAACTTCATCCAAAAACATTCACTTAAATACATTAAATGAGGTACCATAAAAGCTCGAATTAGCGCCCAGGGCACGTATTTAATGTTCTTAGGCGAGAGGGGGGCGCTAATTCGAAAGGGGGCGCTTATTTCGTTTATCAATTTTAAGCCTCAAAATAACActatctttatttctatttaaaaCCAAACTGCAACATAAATATTCAAAAACCTTATAGAAAACTACTTTTTGCCGACTTGAGGGGATGGGGGGGGCACTTATTTAAAGGGGGGGCTTACAAATTTTGAGCCTTAGGAGGGGCGCTAATTTGAAGCAGCGCGCTTATTTGAAGCTAAGTGCTAATTCAAGCATTTATGGTACTTCTGAAGAAAAATCAGTCCAAACATCAACACGAGATATTCTTAcagcaattattttttcagaccTGTTTCATCCAATGTTTCACTTGAAATCGCATCTACCACATCTGCAACCTTCTCACCAACTTtgtcaactttatttttcagCCGAGATGCCAgagctctttttcttttgtcacttCCAAATGCTTCTGTAAGAAGATTATTCTGACAAGAGAGGAAGGCAATCATTAAGGAGAAAGAcaagcttttaattttttttttttcaaatcaaataCCCAAGATTTTATCGTGAGAGtattatgcaaaacaattTGGAGGAGTCTGATGACATCGTAGGATGCCATGGACTTTTGTGTCCCAGTTTCCAAAACAGGAGAAAATTTGGAGGAAACAAGGTCGGTTCCTAATTAGAATAAGCCGGAGCCGCCCCGATAGGTACTCTCACCGAGAAATTCCACCTAAAATATATCGCCCACGTTATGAGGATGTCCAACTCAGCGTTGCAAAAGCAGATGATCTACTGCGAAGCACCACGACCTCAGCGCGGAGGACTAATGAACTTTtggacaaaaatgaagaaagctcTCGGTATTGAGACTGAGCAGCTGCAGAAAACTATGTACAACAGGAACGATTTCAACAAGTGGATGCGAGACCGATATGGATTCGCTCCGCGGCCAGCCAAATCTGGAAAGCCGGGTCCGTGCTGAACACATCGATCGATCGAAGCATATCCTTTTGCCTAACTCTTGCCCAATGAGAATGCACTGGAGACAagttgcaggggtgcctggagaaaagccttaagtgacttctgataaattaccagattctccttccaaatttccttgtattcagttgtgaatgactaggagaatttggctttgcatcaaaagtcacttaaggccttattccacacaccccttcactGTTATTGTCGGCAGATGTATGCAAATGACTGGTCCCTTTACTGGGACAACTATGGGAACTGAGAGTTGTTTTAAACTCTCAACATGCCTTGCCCTTCATCAATGGAATAGTGAAGTCCAAGGAATGTCAACAATAACAAGGAAACTTCCAATATTTATTTGGAAAAGCCAGGCAAAATTCCTCCATATATTTTGTAAAGATGCCTTGTTTAAATTTGAGATTTGATTCTGTGGACCTTTCTGTTGGtttcaagaaaatgattttaaaagtAACGAATAGCACAGATTTCTCACAGTGTGGCTATTATTTGGTATTTAATTGCACCACATTTCTtgaaatataataaaattattaataacatGACACGAATCAACAAATTATGCAATAACATGTTTGAAAATATAACCATTTTGTAGACACTAATTTGCTTCAAGAGAGGCAATCATTTTGTGGactattttcaactttcactTACCTTCTCTGTGAAGGACAGAACTGGTTTACTTTCTTGATCTTCTTCAACACTGTTAAGGCTGGCATCAACT is a window of Acropora palmata chromosome 4, jaAcrPala1.3, whole genome shotgun sequence DNA encoding:
- the LOC141878358 gene encoding DNA-directed RNA polymerase I subunit RPA49-like isoform X2, with protein sequence MATATLEYVPSDTSSAKPFVVHFTNGNLNHSLNKKLNKKIKFAYYQWADHEDVRKKHRKTLIAETDEMDYVGQNFGEFSRSNTMCKYVLGVYNSTTKVMKMYDTEIVTLQPKVLVDASLNSVEEDQESKPVLSFTEKNNLLTEAFGSDKRKRALASRLKNKVDKVGEKVADVVDAISSETLDETDGVTEQYSYIPPFNADATTAAEVYVFDEKFDILQKTSLEFQNTNSEKVKEWRAQHRFPEYILQHLEVMPVNPTKRLHQSCCLLYLSYMMKLYHLTYKDLKRKDPLIEVPDVIKNRLFSLFSIEKGKSRAIPKRLKDKLVSYILVLALIIDDYSLEYSVILKDLGMAASRLKFHLKAIGCVVNSTRRLPGKRKAGDVLEPQRQMASLQVPLPPDFVMKVARQ
- the LOC141878358 gene encoding DNA-directed RNA polymerase I subunit RPA49-like isoform X1, encoding MATATLEYVPSDTSSAKPFVVHFTNGNLNHSLNKKLNKKIKFAYYQWADHEDVRKKHRKTLIAETDEMDYVGQNFGEFSRSNTMCKYVLGVYNSTTKVMKMYDTEIVTLQPKVLVDASLNSVEEDQESKPVLSFTEKNNLLTEAFGSDKRKRALASRLKNKVDKVGEKVADVVDAISSETLDETDGVTEQYSYIPPFNADATTAAEVYVFDEIITPIEFDILQKTSLEFQNTNSEKVKEWRAQHRFPEYILQHLEVMPVNPTKRLHQSCCLLYLSYMMKLYHLTYKDLKRKDPLIEVPDVIKNRLFSLFSIEKGKSRAIPKRLKDKLVSYILVLALIIDDYSLEYSVILKDLGMAASRLKFHLKAIGCVVNSTRRLPGKRKAGDVLEPQRQMASLQVPLPPDFVMKVARQ